CGCACGGCGCAGCGCGTCCTGGCGCGAGAGCCCGGCGCGCTCGTGCCGCTCGGCCTCGCGCTCGATGTGGAAGTGCAGCTCCGCGTCAAGCTCGCGCTCGAGCCGGTCGCGGTCCAGCAGCGCGCGCATGCGGTAGCGCACGTCGCTCCAGAACTCGCTCAGCATCCCGGTCAGCCCATCTCGAGGACCAGCGACACGGCGCTCGTGAGCCGCGCCCACGCGTGCGCCTCCGCATCCAACTGCCTGCGGCCGGAGCGGGTGAGTTCGTAGAACTTGGCCCTGCGGTTGTTCTCCGACGTGCCCCACGCGGCGGCGATCCACCCGCGCCGCTCCAGCCGGTGCAGCGCCGGATAGAGCGACCCCTGCGGCACCTGCAGCGCCTCCCTCGACACCTGCCGGATGCGCTCCGAAATCGCCCACCCGTGCATCGGCTCCACCGAGATGGCCTTCAGGATGAGCAGGTCCAGCGTCCCCTGCGGCAGGTCGATCCGATCGTCGGTCATGGCGTCCCTGTAGAGGTCGCGTAT
This window of the Longimicrobium sp. genome carries:
- a CDS encoding PadR family transcriptional regulator, with translation MTDDRIDLPQGTLDLLILKAISVEPMHGWAISERIRQVSREALQVPQGSLYPALHRLERRGWIAAAWGTSENNRRAKFYELTRSGRRQLDAEAHAWARLTSAVSLVLEMG